In Rhodoferax koreense, a genomic segment contains:
- a CDS encoding 6-hydroxynicotinate reductase gives MTEHTKTDGLPAMEAATTFGTEPQVLERARPRSERMASEKIECNACPVLCQISDGRSGACDRYANQGGTLVRVDPVVLLRRALVDASAPLVPFAGRTGEEAGAPDWSGDLLLADEVFVTGVGASTTYPDYKPAPFIVASKAQGVDMVTVVTEGIFSYCSFKVKIDTDRYLGPEQANVRCKGEVVGHVTTAEYGSQMLSLGGVHHLTGGSKKEGRVTVQMMEALGNKQAVELTIDGGSQLVVQAGRPPIVNGVEEQRMRVGCGSAAVGIFAKQLYGEADEVVVVDDHITGVLTEHQAGRCLDMPRSGIQMRGRKSTPGRYFQVANPGTGWGGTDIADPLSIIEGWDAGVARPGLRLLMTSTTGEHAAWYVLDEALKPVEQPMPESVRRIIARIGDNCEPSLCTVLFLGGAGGSLRAGVTENPVLLTRAIKQALVNVTCGGAPAYVWPGGGITVMVDVLRMPDRSFGTVPTPAIVAPMEFSMRLADYQRLGGHMAHVHSLEQMLQAGAWHNEGAPTARLWAQNPAANPWPLGQPPLLG, from the coding sequence ATGACAGAACACACCAAAACGGACGGCCTGCCCGCCATGGAGGCCGCCACCACGTTCGGAACCGAGCCGCAGGTGCTGGAGCGTGCGCGCCCACGCAGCGAACGCATGGCCAGCGAGAAGATCGAGTGCAACGCCTGTCCGGTGCTGTGCCAGATATCCGATGGCCGCAGCGGCGCCTGCGACCGCTACGCCAACCAGGGCGGCACCCTGGTGCGGGTCGATCCGGTGGTGCTGCTGCGCCGCGCGCTGGTCGATGCGTCCGCGCCCCTGGTGCCGTTCGCCGGGCGCACCGGCGAGGAGGCTGGCGCACCGGATTGGAGCGGCGACCTGCTCCTGGCCGACGAGGTCTTCGTCACCGGCGTCGGCGCGTCCACCACCTATCCCGACTACAAGCCCGCGCCGTTCATCGTCGCCTCGAAGGCGCAGGGCGTGGACATGGTGACGGTCGTCACCGAGGGCATCTTCAGCTACTGCAGTTTCAAGGTCAAGATCGACACCGACCGCTACCTCGGGCCCGAGCAGGCCAACGTGCGCTGCAAGGGCGAGGTGGTCGGCCACGTGACCACGGCCGAATACGGCTCGCAGATGCTCTCGCTCGGCGGCGTGCACCACCTCACCGGCGGCAGCAAGAAGGAGGGCCGCGTCACCGTGCAGATGATGGAGGCGCTGGGCAACAAGCAGGCGGTGGAGCTCACCATCGACGGCGGCTCCCAGCTCGTGGTGCAGGCCGGCCGGCCGCCCATCGTCAACGGCGTGGAAGAGCAGCGCATGCGTGTGGGCTGCGGCTCGGCGGCTGTCGGCATCTTCGCCAAGCAGCTCTATGGCGAGGCCGACGAGGTGGTGGTGGTGGACGACCACATCACCGGCGTGCTGACCGAACACCAGGCCGGCCGCTGCCTCGACATGCCGCGCTCGGGCATCCAGATGCGCGGGCGCAAGTCCACACCCGGCCGGTACTTCCAGGTGGCGAATCCCGGCACCGGCTGGGGCGGCACCGACATCGCCGATCCGCTGTCCATCATCGAAGGCTGGGATGCCGGCGTGGCGCGCCCGGGCCTGCGGCTGCTGATGACCTCGACCACCGGCGAACACGCGGCCTGGTACGTGCTCGACGAGGCGCTGAAGCCGGTGGAGCAGCCCATGCCCGAGAGCGTGCGCCGCATCATCGCGCGCATCGGCGACAACTGCGAGCCCTCGCTGTGCACCGTGCTGTTCCTCGGCGGCGCCGGCGGCAGCCTGCGCGCGGGCGTGACGGAAAACCCCGTGCTGCTCACGCGCGCCATCAAGCAGGCCCTGGTCAACGTGACCTGCGGCGGCGCGCCGGCCTATGTGTGGCCCGGCGGGGGCATCACGGTGATGGTCGATGTGTTGCGCATGCCGGACCGAAGCTTCGGCACCGTGCCCACGCCGGCCATCGTGGCACCGATGGAATTCAGCATGCGGTTGGCGGACTACCAGCGCCTGGGCGGCCACATGGCCCACGTGCACAGCCTGGAGCAGATGTTGCAAGCTGGTGCATGGCACAACGAGGGTGCGCCGACGGCCCGCTTGTGGGCACAGAATCCCGCGGCCAACCCCTGGCCCCTCGGGCAGCCGCCGCTGCTCGGTTGA